From Ptiloglossa arizonensis isolate GNS036 chromosome 14, iyPtiAriz1_principal, whole genome shotgun sequence, the proteins below share one genomic window:
- the Pp2a-29b gene encoding protein phosphatase PP2A regulatory subunit A isoform X1 has translation MSLQKACTESVIYWPLSKLNSFLRTTKPQLEAPRHKETQSTDGLEKHSSTCLMVPNGTDLFSSEQYKEEFPSSGVVGSKMAASDSITDDSLYPIAVLIDELKNEDVQLRLNSIKKLSTIALALGVERTRSELIPFLTDSMYDEDEVLLALAEQLGQFTPLVGGPEYVHYLLKPLEMLATVEETIVRDKAMESLKTIAAQHSATDMEEQFVPLVHRLATGDWFTSRTSACGLLSVCYPRVSPSVKTCLRTHFRNLCQDDTPMARRSAASNLGEFAKVMEIEYVKADLIPMFVILAQDEQDSVRLLAVEACVTIAALLPQEDVEQLVMPTLRLCANDQSWRVRYMVADKFTDLQKAVGPEITKTDLVPAFQVLLKDIEAEVRAAAADKVRDFCQNLDKFNQESIIMTNILPIVKELVSDPNQHVKSALASVIMGLSPILGKHNTIEHLLPLFLSQLRDECSEVRLNIISNLECVNEVIGIQQLSQSLLPAIVELAEDLKWRVRLAIIEYMPLLAGQLGVEFFDEKLNSLCMTWLVDHVYAIREAATLNLKKLVEKFGPEWAQNTVIPKVLAMSRDQNYLHRMTCLFCINVLAEVCGPEITTKVMLPTVLGMATDNVANVRFNVAKTLQKIGPYLEPCAVQAQVKPVLDKLNTDSDVDVKYFASEAIAGIAG, from the exons ATGTCTCTACAAAAGGCCTGCACAGAGAGTGTCATCTATTGGCCATTGTCGAAGTTAAACTCCTTCCTACGGACAACTAAGCCCCAGCTTGAGGCCCCCAGGCATAAAGAAACGCAGTCCACAGACGGGCTCGAGAAGCATTCTTCCACTTGCCTCATGGTACCCAACGGAACAGATCTTTTCAGCTCCGAACAGTACAAGGAA GAGTTTCCAAGCTCTGGTGTGGTCGGCAGCAAAATGGCAGCAAGCGACTCTATCACAGACGACAGCCTTTATCCGATCGCGGTTTTGATCGACGAACTAAAAAACGAAGATGTGCAG TTACGGCTGAATTCTATAAAGAAATTATCCACGATTGCTCTTGCTTTAGGCGTTGAACGAACACGTAGTGAATTGATACCATTTCTAACGGATTCTATGTACGATGAAGATGAAGTTCTACTAGCTTTAGCAGAACAACTTGGACAGTTTACTCCTCTTGTAGGAGGGCCGGAATATGTACATTACTTATTG AAACCTCTAGAGATGTTGGCAACGGTCGAGGAAACTATAGTTCGAGACAAAGCAATGGAATCATTAAAAACAATAGCTGCTCAACATAGTGCAACTGATATGGAAGAGCAATTCGTTCCGTTGGTACATCGTTTAGCTACAGGAGATTGGTTTACATCAAGAACATCTGCATGCGGCCTACTTAGTGTTTGTTACCCTCGAGTTAGTCCATCAGTTAAAA CATGTTTACGAACTCATTTTCGTAATTTGTGCCAAGATGATACACCAATGGCACGTcgatctgctgcttcaaatttaGGAGAATTTGCAAAGGTTATGGAAATTGAATATGTAAAGGCAGATTTAATTCCCATGTTTGTCATTCTGGCTCAAGATGAacaa GATTCGGTGCGTCTTTTAGCTGTTGAAGCTTGTGTTACCATTGCAGCTCTATTACCACAGGAAGATGTAGAACAATTAGTTATGCCAACACTTAGACTGTGTGCAAACGATCAGTCATGGCGTGTACGTTACATGGTTGCTGATAAATTTACTGAT CTTCAAAAAGCTGTCGGCCCAGAAATCACAAAGACAGATCTCGTACCAGCATTTCAAGTATTATTAAAAGATATAGAAGCGGAAGTACGAGCTGCAGCAGCTGATAAAGTTCGTGATTTCTGTCAAAATCTTGACAAATTTAATCAAGAATCTATTATTATGACGAATATATTACCAATAGTTAAGGAACTTGTATCAGATCCAAATCAGCATGTAAAATCAGCTCTAGCAAGCGTTATAATGGGCCTTAGTCCAATACTTGGAAAACACAA TACGATCGAACATCTACTACCGTTATTTTTGTCACAACTCAGAGATGAATGTTCAGAAGTGCGTTTGAATATTATCAGTAATTTAGAATGTGTCAATGAAGTTATTGGTATACAACAACTTTCACAATCTCTTTTGCCAGCTATTGTAGAATTAGCTGAAGATTTAAAATGGCGAGTAAGATTAGCCATTATAGA aTACATGCCATTACTAGCTGGACAACTTGGAGTTGAATTCTTTGATGAGAAGCTAAATTCTTTATGTATGACTTGGTTGGTAGATCACGTATATGCTATCCGGGAAGCAGCcacattaaatttgaaaaaattggtaGAAAAATTTGGCCCAGAATGGGCACAAAATACAGTAATACCGAAAGTTTTAGCAATGTCGAGGGATCAAAATTACCTTCACAGAATGACCTGTCTATTTTGTATTAAT GTATTGGCTGAAGTGTGTGGTCCAGAAATAACGACAAAGGTGATGCTTCCAACTGTCCTTGGAATGGCCACTGACAATGTTGCCAATGTACGATTTAATGTTGCGAAAACTCTACAAAAGATAGGACCTTATCTTGAGCCTTGTGCAGTGCAAGCTCAAGTGAAACCTGTACTTGATAAGCTCAATACTGATAGTGATGTCGATGTGAAATACTTTGCTTCAGAAGCAATTGCCGGCATTGCAG GGTAG
- the LOC143154184 gene encoding uncharacterized protein LOC143154184, whose translation MEQMIVLSTQNPLSLLVKFGLMAWNNTCGNENCSGHGECHNGTCLCEIQFDGLECHVPNLSYYIAFATIFFMLAFVCLIQLIMCIVAEWQKMKAPSFLRACRVTTQKVLYFIVFLASLIRGAYFTSPTAFKEGWSRSLLSAYYPLVLSGSSLIVCFWAEVFHLRDMSWDKPQFLSKSFMGFVVFNVLTYSLLLAEFITAQIYSQEDQSFYTHIFNGCYAVLLFIVVVFFLIYGVEVFFKVRGGFLYDYQGSTVVNKRMVSDLKVNAEEQVTTKLFDPVPSTSQSLQVQQQINISQLHQSRVGLLSQAFMLFIIVGFLCSETLSEFWKTKVPLHSRNWHDVVFRVIEVGVVLWFPCVLWNCFSPEQLWILNPKRILKRLDQSKYVKEIELQDKSGEQDAALFLDGTSISSKVCWICYDNDRQDAGPLIQPCQCRGDVSAAHHNCLRRWLVESSVNTDSLTCKVCGAQYNVEHAHRLDWQNSITSRHCLQTIAIVTTMCGSSAAAWTLIQLVEGPIIRMFAAGTALLVMYVCIRFLSLNTVVAYQRAKISSLNIISSDNNGTAHVSTISHTVCVDLAKSETATI comes from the exons ATGGAACAAATGATTGTTTTAAGTACACAAAATCCATTGTCTTTACTGGTAAAATTTGGATTAATGGCTTGGAATAATACTTGTGGCAATGAAAATTGTTCTGGACATGGAGAATGCCATAATGGTACATGTTTATGCGAg ATACAATTTGATGGATTGGAATGTCATGTTCCAAATTTAAGTTATTACATTGCATTTGcaacaatattttttatgttGGCATTTGTATGTCTTATACAACTTATCATGTGTATTGTTGCTGAATGGCAAAAAATGAAAGCACCATCTTTTCTCAGAGCCTGTAGAGTCACTACACAGaaagttttatatttcattgtGTTTTTGGCATCATTAATTCGAGGAGCATATTTTACATCTCCg ACTGCATTTAAAGAAGGATGGTCGAGAAGTTTATTATCTGCATATTATCCACTTGTTCTAAGTGGATCCTCATTGATTGTTTGTTTCTGGGCAGAAGTATttcatttgcgagatatgtcatGGGATAAGCCACAGTTTCTGTCAAAATCATTCATGGGTTTTGTTGTATTCAACGTGTTAACATATTCTCTGCTCTTGGCAGAATTCATTACGGCACAAATATATTCACAGGAGGATCAG AGCTTTTACACTCATATCTTTAATGGATGTTATGCAGTGCTTCTGTTTATTGTCGTGGTCTTTTTCTTGATTTATGGTGTAGAAGTCTTTTTTAAG gTTCGAGGTGGATTTTTGTATGATTATCAAGGTTCTACAGTTGTGAACAAACGTATGGTCTCTGATTTAAAAGTTAATGCTGAAGAACAAGTTACTACAAAATTGTTTGATCCTGTTCCAAGTACATCACAATCATTACAAGTCCAACAACAGATAAATATATCTCAATTGCACCAGTCTCGTGTTGGATTACTATCACAGGCTTTTATGCTTTTCATTATTGTTGGATTTTTGTGCAGCGAAACACTTAGTGAATTTTGGAAAACTAA AGTTCCTTTGCATAGCAGAAATTGGCACGATGTTGTTTTTCGTGTTATTGAAGTTGGAGTGGTATTATGGTTTCCATGTGtgttatggaattgttttag tcCAGAACAACTATGGATTTTAAATCCAAAGCGCATTTTGAAAAGACTGGACCAGTCAAAATATGTGAAAGAAATTGAATTACAAGACAAAAGTGGAGAACAAGATGCTGCACTCTTCTTAGATGGAACATCTATTAGTAGTAAAGTTTGTTGGATTTGTTATGATAATGATAGGCAAGATGCTGGTCCATTAATACAGCCATGTCAATGTAGAGGTGATGTAAGTGCAGCTCATCATAATTGCTTGCGTCGATGGTTAGTTGAG agTTCTGTAAATACTGACAGTCTCACATGTAAAGTGTGTGGTGCACAGTATAACGTTGAACATGCACATAGATTAGATTGGCAAAATAGTATAACTTCGCGTCATTGTTTGCAAACTATTGCTATTGTCACTACAATGTGTGGGTCTTCAGCTGCTGCCTGGACTCTCATTCAATTAGTAGAGGGTCCTATTATTAGAATGTTTGCAGCTGGTACTGCATTATTGGTGATGTACGTTTGCATAAG GTTTTTAAGTTTAAACACGGTAGTTGCATATCAGCGTGCCAAAATTTcatctttaaatattattagttCGGACAATAATGGAACTGCACATGTTTCAACTATTAGTCACACAGTTTGTGTGGATTTGGCAAAGTCTGAAACAGCCACGATATAA
- the Pp2a-29b gene encoding protein phosphatase PP2A regulatory subunit A isoform X3: MSLQKACTESVIYWPLSKLNSFLRTTKPQLEAPRHKETQSTDGLEKHSSTCLMVPNGTDLFSSEQYKEFPSSGVVGSKMAASDSITDDSLYPIAVLIDELKNEDVQLRLNSIKKLSTIALALGVERTRSELIPFLTDSMYDEDEVLLALAEQLGQFTPLVGGPEYVHYLLKPLEMLATVEETIVRDKAMESLKTIAAQHSATDMEEQFVPLVHRLATGDWFTSRTSACGLLSVCYPRVSPSVKTCLRTHFRNLCQDDTPMARRSAASNLGEFAKVMEIEYVKADLIPMFVILAQDEQDSVRLLAVEACVTIAALLPQEDVEQLVMPTLRLCANDQSWRVRYMVADKFTDLQKAVGPEITKTDLVPAFQVLLKDIEAEVRAAAADKVRDFCQNLDKFNQESIIMTNILPIVKELVSDPNQHVKSALASVIMGLSPILGKHNTIEHLLPLFLSQLRDECSEVRLNIISNLECVNEVIGIQQLSQSLLPAIVELAEDLKWRVRLAIIEYMPLLAGQLGVEFFDEKLNSLCMTWLVDHVYAIREAATLNLKKLVEKFGPEWAQNTVIPKVLAMSRDQNYLHRMTCLFCINVLAEVCGPEITTKVMLPTVLGMATDNVANVRFNVAKTLQKIGPYLEPCAVQAQVKPVLDKLNTDSDVDVKYFASEAIAGIAG, encoded by the exons ATGTCTCTACAAAAGGCCTGCACAGAGAGTGTCATCTATTGGCCATTGTCGAAGTTAAACTCCTTCCTACGGACAACTAAGCCCCAGCTTGAGGCCCCCAGGCATAAAGAAACGCAGTCCACAGACGGGCTCGAGAAGCATTCTTCCACTTGCCTCATGGTACCCAACGGAACAGATCTTTTCAGCTCCGAACAGTACAAGGAA TTTCCAAGCTCTGGTGTGGTCGGCAGCAAAATGGCAGCAAGCGACTCTATCACAGACGACAGCCTTTATCCGATCGCGGTTTTGATCGACGAACTAAAAAACGAAGATGTGCAG TTACGGCTGAATTCTATAAAGAAATTATCCACGATTGCTCTTGCTTTAGGCGTTGAACGAACACGTAGTGAATTGATACCATTTCTAACGGATTCTATGTACGATGAAGATGAAGTTCTACTAGCTTTAGCAGAACAACTTGGACAGTTTACTCCTCTTGTAGGAGGGCCGGAATATGTACATTACTTATTG AAACCTCTAGAGATGTTGGCAACGGTCGAGGAAACTATAGTTCGAGACAAAGCAATGGAATCATTAAAAACAATAGCTGCTCAACATAGTGCAACTGATATGGAAGAGCAATTCGTTCCGTTGGTACATCGTTTAGCTACAGGAGATTGGTTTACATCAAGAACATCTGCATGCGGCCTACTTAGTGTTTGTTACCCTCGAGTTAGTCCATCAGTTAAAA CATGTTTACGAACTCATTTTCGTAATTTGTGCCAAGATGATACACCAATGGCACGTcgatctgctgcttcaaatttaGGAGAATTTGCAAAGGTTATGGAAATTGAATATGTAAAGGCAGATTTAATTCCCATGTTTGTCATTCTGGCTCAAGATGAacaa GATTCGGTGCGTCTTTTAGCTGTTGAAGCTTGTGTTACCATTGCAGCTCTATTACCACAGGAAGATGTAGAACAATTAGTTATGCCAACACTTAGACTGTGTGCAAACGATCAGTCATGGCGTGTACGTTACATGGTTGCTGATAAATTTACTGAT CTTCAAAAAGCTGTCGGCCCAGAAATCACAAAGACAGATCTCGTACCAGCATTTCAAGTATTATTAAAAGATATAGAAGCGGAAGTACGAGCTGCAGCAGCTGATAAAGTTCGTGATTTCTGTCAAAATCTTGACAAATTTAATCAAGAATCTATTATTATGACGAATATATTACCAATAGTTAAGGAACTTGTATCAGATCCAAATCAGCATGTAAAATCAGCTCTAGCAAGCGTTATAATGGGCCTTAGTCCAATACTTGGAAAACACAA TACGATCGAACATCTACTACCGTTATTTTTGTCACAACTCAGAGATGAATGTTCAGAAGTGCGTTTGAATATTATCAGTAATTTAGAATGTGTCAATGAAGTTATTGGTATACAACAACTTTCACAATCTCTTTTGCCAGCTATTGTAGAATTAGCTGAAGATTTAAAATGGCGAGTAAGATTAGCCATTATAGA aTACATGCCATTACTAGCTGGACAACTTGGAGTTGAATTCTTTGATGAGAAGCTAAATTCTTTATGTATGACTTGGTTGGTAGATCACGTATATGCTATCCGGGAAGCAGCcacattaaatttgaaaaaattggtaGAAAAATTTGGCCCAGAATGGGCACAAAATACAGTAATACCGAAAGTTTTAGCAATGTCGAGGGATCAAAATTACCTTCACAGAATGACCTGTCTATTTTGTATTAAT GTATTGGCTGAAGTGTGTGGTCCAGAAATAACGACAAAGGTGATGCTTCCAACTGTCCTTGGAATGGCCACTGACAATGTTGCCAATGTACGATTTAATGTTGCGAAAACTCTACAAAAGATAGGACCTTATCTTGAGCCTTGTGCAGTGCAAGCTCAAGTGAAACCTGTACTTGATAAGCTCAATACTGATAGTGATGTCGATGTGAAATACTTTGCTTCAGAAGCAATTGCCGGCATTGCAG GGTAG
- the Pp2a-29b gene encoding protein phosphatase PP2A regulatory subunit A isoform X2, whose product MSLQKACTESVIYWPLSKLNSFLRTTKPQLEAPRHKETQSTDGLEKHSSTCLMVPNGTDLFSSEQYKEEFPSSGVVGSKMAASDSITDDSLYPIAVLIDELKNEDVQLRLNSIKKLSTIALALGVERTRSELIPFLTDSMYDEDEVLLALAEQLGQFTPLVGGPEYVHYLLKPLEMLATVEETIVRDKAMESLKTIAAQHSATDMEEQFVPLVHRLATGDWFTSRTSACGLLSVCYPRVSPSVKTCLRTHFRNLCQDDTPMARRSAASNLGEFAKVMEIEYVKADLIPMFVILAQDEQDSVRLLAVEACVTIAALLPQEDVEQLVMPTLRLCANDQSWRVRYMVADKFTDLQKAVGPEITKTDLVPAFQVLLKDIEAEVRAAAADKVRDFCQNLDKFNQESIIMTNILPIVKELVSDPNQHVKSALASVIMGLSPILGKHNTIEHLLPLFLSQLRDECSEVRLNIISNLECVNEVIGIQQLSQSLLPAIVELAEDLKWRVRLAIIEYMPLLAGQLGVEFFDEKLNSLCMTWLVDHVYAIREAATLNLKKLVEKFGPEWAQNTVIPKVLAMSRDQNYLHRMTCLFCINVLAEVCGPEITTKVMLPTVLGMATDNVANVRFNVAKTLQKIGPYLEPCAVQAQVKPVLDKLNTDSDVDVKYFASEAIAGIAG is encoded by the exons ATGTCTCTACAAAAGGCCTGCACAGAGAGTGTCATCTATTGGCCATTGTCGAAGTTAAACTCCTTCCTACGGACAACTAAGCCCCAGCTTGAGGCCCCCAGGCATAAAGAAACGCAGTCCACAGACGGGCTCGAGAAGCATTCTTCCACTTGCCTCATGGTACCCAACGGAACAGATCTTTTCAGCTCCGAACAGTACAAGGAA GAGTTTCCAAGCTCTGGTGTGGTCGGCAGCAAAATGGCAGCAAGCGACTCTATCACAGACGACAGCCTTTATCCGATCGCGGTTTTGATCGACGAACTAAAAAACGAAGATGTGCAG TTACGGCTGAATTCTATAAAGAAATTATCCACGATTGCTCTTGCTTTAGGCGTTGAACGAACACGTAGTGAATTGATACCATTTCTAACGGATTCTATGTACGATGAAGATGAAGTTCTACTAGCTTTAGCAGAACAACTTGGACAGTTTACTCCTCTTGTAGGAGGGCCGGAATATGTACATTACTTATTG AAACCTCTAGAGATGTTGGCAACGGTCGAGGAAACTATAGTTCGAGACAAAGCAATGGAATCATTAAAAACAATAGCTGCTCAACATAGTGCAACTGATATGGAAGAGCAATTCGTTCCGTTGGTACATCGTTTAGCTACAGGAGATTGGTTTACATCAAGAACATCTGCATGCGGCCTACTTAGTGTTTGTTACCCTCGAGTTAGTCCATCAGTTAAAA CATGTTTACGAACTCATTTTCGTAATTTGTGCCAAGATGATACACCAATGGCACGTcgatctgctgcttcaaatttaGGAGAATTTGCAAAGGTTATGGAAATTGAATATGTAAAGGCAGATTTAATTCCCATGTTTGTCATTCTGGCTCAAGATGAacaa GATTCGGTGCGTCTTTTAGCTGTTGAAGCTTGTGTTACCATTGCAGCTCTATTACCACAGGAAGATGTAGAACAATTAGTTATGCCAACACTTAGACTGTGTGCAAACGATCAGTCATGGCGTGTACGTTACATGGTTGCTGATAAATTTACTGAT CTTCAAAAAGCTGTCGGCCCAGAAATCACAAAGACAGATCTCGTACCAGCATTTCAAGTATTATTAAAAGATATAGAAGCGGAAGTACGAGCTGCAGCAGCTGATAAAGTTCGTGATTTCTGTCAAAATCTTGACAAATTTAATCAAGAATCTATTATTATGACGAATATATTACCAATAGTTAAGGAACTTGTATCAGATCCAAATCAGCATGTAAAATCAGCTCTAGCAAGCGTTATAATGGGCCTTAGTCCAATACTTGGAAAACACAA TACGATCGAACATCTACTACCGTTATTTTTGTCACAACTCAGAGATGAATGTTCAGAAGTGCGTTTGAATATTATCAGTAATTTAGAATGTGTCAATGAAGTTATTGGTATACAACAACTTTCACAATCTCTTTTGCCAGCTATTGTAGAATTAGCTGAAGATTTAAAATGGCGAGTAAGATTAGCCATTATAGA aTACATGCCATTACTAGCTGGACAACTTGGAGTTGAATTCTTTGATGAGAAGCTAAATTCTTTATGTATGACTTGGTTGGTAGATCACGTATATGCTATCCGGGAAGCAGCcacattaaatttgaaaaaattggtaGAAAAATTTGGCCCAGAATGGGCACAAAATACAGTAATACCGAAAGTTTTAGCAATGTCGAGGGATCAAAATTACCTTCACAGAATGACCTGTCTATTTTGTATTAAT GTATTGGCTGAAGTGTGTGGTCCAGAAATAACGACAAAGGTGATGCTTCCAACTGTCCTTGGAATGGCCACTGACAATGTTGCCAATGTACGATTTAATGTTGCGAAAACTCTACAAAAGATAGGACCTTATCTTGAGCCTTGTGCAGTGCAAGCTCAAGTGAAACCTGTACTTGATAAGCTCAATACTGATAGTGATGTCGATGTGAAATACTTTGCTTCAGAAGCAATTGCCGGCATTGCAG GTTGA
- the Pp2a-29b gene encoding protein phosphatase PP2A regulatory subunit A isoform X4: MVPNGTDLFSSEQYKEEFPSSGVVGSKMAASDSITDDSLYPIAVLIDELKNEDVQLRLNSIKKLSTIALALGVERTRSELIPFLTDSMYDEDEVLLALAEQLGQFTPLVGGPEYVHYLLKPLEMLATVEETIVRDKAMESLKTIAAQHSATDMEEQFVPLVHRLATGDWFTSRTSACGLLSVCYPRVSPSVKTCLRTHFRNLCQDDTPMARRSAASNLGEFAKVMEIEYVKADLIPMFVILAQDEQDSVRLLAVEACVTIAALLPQEDVEQLVMPTLRLCANDQSWRVRYMVADKFTDLQKAVGPEITKTDLVPAFQVLLKDIEAEVRAAAADKVRDFCQNLDKFNQESIIMTNILPIVKELVSDPNQHVKSALASVIMGLSPILGKHNTIEHLLPLFLSQLRDECSEVRLNIISNLECVNEVIGIQQLSQSLLPAIVELAEDLKWRVRLAIIEYMPLLAGQLGVEFFDEKLNSLCMTWLVDHVYAIREAATLNLKKLVEKFGPEWAQNTVIPKVLAMSRDQNYLHRMTCLFCINVLAEVCGPEITTKVMLPTVLGMATDNVANVRFNVAKTLQKIGPYLEPCAVQAQVKPVLDKLNTDSDVDVKYFASEAIAGIAG; this comes from the exons ATGGTACCCAACGGAACAGATCTTTTCAGCTCCGAACAGTACAAGGAA GAGTTTCCAAGCTCTGGTGTGGTCGGCAGCAAAATGGCAGCAAGCGACTCTATCACAGACGACAGCCTTTATCCGATCGCGGTTTTGATCGACGAACTAAAAAACGAAGATGTGCAG TTACGGCTGAATTCTATAAAGAAATTATCCACGATTGCTCTTGCTTTAGGCGTTGAACGAACACGTAGTGAATTGATACCATTTCTAACGGATTCTATGTACGATGAAGATGAAGTTCTACTAGCTTTAGCAGAACAACTTGGACAGTTTACTCCTCTTGTAGGAGGGCCGGAATATGTACATTACTTATTG AAACCTCTAGAGATGTTGGCAACGGTCGAGGAAACTATAGTTCGAGACAAAGCAATGGAATCATTAAAAACAATAGCTGCTCAACATAGTGCAACTGATATGGAAGAGCAATTCGTTCCGTTGGTACATCGTTTAGCTACAGGAGATTGGTTTACATCAAGAACATCTGCATGCGGCCTACTTAGTGTTTGTTACCCTCGAGTTAGTCCATCAGTTAAAA CATGTTTACGAACTCATTTTCGTAATTTGTGCCAAGATGATACACCAATGGCACGTcgatctgctgcttcaaatttaGGAGAATTTGCAAAGGTTATGGAAATTGAATATGTAAAGGCAGATTTAATTCCCATGTTTGTCATTCTGGCTCAAGATGAacaa GATTCGGTGCGTCTTTTAGCTGTTGAAGCTTGTGTTACCATTGCAGCTCTATTACCACAGGAAGATGTAGAACAATTAGTTATGCCAACACTTAGACTGTGTGCAAACGATCAGTCATGGCGTGTACGTTACATGGTTGCTGATAAATTTACTGAT CTTCAAAAAGCTGTCGGCCCAGAAATCACAAAGACAGATCTCGTACCAGCATTTCAAGTATTATTAAAAGATATAGAAGCGGAAGTACGAGCTGCAGCAGCTGATAAAGTTCGTGATTTCTGTCAAAATCTTGACAAATTTAATCAAGAATCTATTATTATGACGAATATATTACCAATAGTTAAGGAACTTGTATCAGATCCAAATCAGCATGTAAAATCAGCTCTAGCAAGCGTTATAATGGGCCTTAGTCCAATACTTGGAAAACACAA TACGATCGAACATCTACTACCGTTATTTTTGTCACAACTCAGAGATGAATGTTCAGAAGTGCGTTTGAATATTATCAGTAATTTAGAATGTGTCAATGAAGTTATTGGTATACAACAACTTTCACAATCTCTTTTGCCAGCTATTGTAGAATTAGCTGAAGATTTAAAATGGCGAGTAAGATTAGCCATTATAGA aTACATGCCATTACTAGCTGGACAACTTGGAGTTGAATTCTTTGATGAGAAGCTAAATTCTTTATGTATGACTTGGTTGGTAGATCACGTATATGCTATCCGGGAAGCAGCcacattaaatttgaaaaaattggtaGAAAAATTTGGCCCAGAATGGGCACAAAATACAGTAATACCGAAAGTTTTAGCAATGTCGAGGGATCAAAATTACCTTCACAGAATGACCTGTCTATTTTGTATTAAT GTATTGGCTGAAGTGTGTGGTCCAGAAATAACGACAAAGGTGATGCTTCCAACTGTCCTTGGAATGGCCACTGACAATGTTGCCAATGTACGATTTAATGTTGCGAAAACTCTACAAAAGATAGGACCTTATCTTGAGCCTTGTGCAGTGCAAGCTCAAGTGAAACCTGTACTTGATAAGCTCAATACTGATAGTGATGTCGATGTGAAATACTTTGCTTCAGAAGCAATTGCCGGCATTGCAG GGTAG